The following proteins are co-located in the Halictus rubicundus isolate RS-2024b chromosome 1, iyHalRubi1_principal, whole genome shotgun sequence genome:
- the R-l gene encoding rudimentary-like has translation MFENSSSMDAELKELAVALFEIDALKFGDFVTKVGLKTPVYFDLRVIISYPKIMARLAKALWTFSEGCTNISQICGVPYTALPLATLISVDSNIPMLIKRKEAKAYGTMKMIEGYFEEEDNCVIIEDVVTSGSSIIETVQTLRKEGLKVTDAFVVIDREQGGKKNVEAHGINMRSLYSITTIMAYLLESNKILPKDVKEVTDYLLKFQAPVIPPRVLESRLKIPFHSRATKTKNEMATILFNLMEAKESTLCLAADLTKADSILELADLVGPHIVVLKTHVDIIEDFSDDFIKRLKELASKHDFFIMEDRKFADIGNTVSLQYQKGIYKIAEWADIVTVHAVAGKSIVDGLSKVLENENQPRGIFILAQMSSKGALTNNEYVANAVSIAHSSNLVTGIVCQSHIFKTPGLIQLTPGVKLTQSSDDLGQQYNTPESVVNSGADLAVVGRGITEAKDKLVAALVYKQELWAAYKKRLE, from the exons ATGTTCGAAAATTCGAGTTCGATGGACGCGGAATTAAAGGAGCTTGCTGTTGCGCTTTTCGAAATCGACGCACTTAAATTTGGAGATTTTGTGACCAAAGTTGGTTTAAAAACTCCAGTATACTTTGACTTGAGAGTGATAATCTCCTATCCAAAAATTATG GCTCGACTGGCTAAGGCACTGTGGACGTTCTCAGAGGGCTGCACAAACATATCCCAGATCTGCGGTGTACCTTACACAGCTCTGCCATTGGCCACTTTAATCTCCGTTGATTCTAACATCCCCATGTTAATCAAAAGGAAAGAGGCAAAAGCCTATGGCACGATGAAAATGATAGAAGGCTACTTTGAAGAGGAAGACAATTGTGTGATCATCGAGGATGTAGTCACTAGTGGTAGCAGTATTATAGAGACCGTACAAACTCTGAGAAAAGAAGGCCTGAAGGTGACTGATGCTTTTGTCGTGATCGACAGAGAACAGGGTGGCAAAAAGAACGTCGAAGCCCATGGCATAAACATGAGGAGTCTGTACTCGATCACCACTATCATGGCTTACCTTCTGGAATCCAACAAGATCCTGCCAAAGGATGTAAAGGAAGTAACAGACTATTTATTGAAGTTCCAAGCTCCTGTTATTCCTCCTCGCG TTCTAGAATCAAGACTGAAGATACCATTCCACTCTCGCGCTACCAAGACTAAAAATGAGATGGCAACAATACTGTTCAACCTAATGGAAGCGAAGGAATCGACTTTGTGCTTGGCAGCGGACTTGACTAAAGCGGACTCTATTTTGGAATTAGCCGATTTGGTAGGACCACACATCGTGGTGCTGAAAACACAcgtggatatcatagaggactTCAGCGATGATTTTATAAAACGTTTGAAAGAGTTGGCTAGCAAGCATGATTTTTTTATAATGGAGGACCGGAAGTTCGCCGATATTGGCAACACGGTGTCCTTACAGTATCAGAAGGGCATTTACAAGATCGCGGAGTGGGCTGACATTGTTACTGTGCACGCGGTGGCAGGAAAAAGTATTGTAGATGGGCTTAGTAAGGTCTTGGAAAATGAGAATCAACCGCGTGGTATTTTTATATTGGCGCAGATGTCCTCCAAGGGCGCGTTAACAAACAACGAGTACGTAGCGAACGCGGTGTCGATCGCACACAGTTCAAACTTGGTCACCGGAATCGTTTGCCAGTCGCATATATTCAAGACTCCAGGTCTGATTCAGCTTACGCCTGGAGTGAAGCTTACCCAAAGTTCGGACGACTTGGGACAACAGTACAACACTCCAGAATCGGTTGTGAATTCTGGAGCAGACTTGGCTGTCGTTGGTAGAGGTATCACCGAGGCAAAGGACAAGTTGGTCGCCGCGTTGGTATACAAGCAGGAACTTTGGGCCGCTTACAAAAAACGATTGGAGTAG
- the Nubp2 gene encoding NUBP iron-sulfur cluster assembly factor 2: MLEGVKHVLLVLSGKGGVGKSTVSTQLALALKESGFRVGLLDVDLCGPSVPYLLNLDGRDVHQSPDGWVPVYADKEQRLAVMSIGFLLKNQDDSVVWRGPKKTGMIKQFLTDVIWQDIDYLIIDTPPGTSDEHITVMENLRNVKCDGALIVTTPQAVSVDDVLREITFCRKTGIHIFGIIENMSGFVCPSCSECTNVFSAGGGIALSRMVNVPFLAKIPIEPQVGKLAETGQSVLVTLPDSQVAQVFRKLVEQLTKSKEA, translated from the exons ATGTTGGAAGGTGTCAAGCATGTTTTGTTAGTGCTGTCCGGTAAAGGTGGTGTCGGAAAGTCAACGGTCAGCACTCAGTTGGCCCTAGCGCTCAAGGAATCCGGATTTCGA GTGGGTTTATTAGACGTCGATCTTTGCGGACCAAGTGTGCCTTACCTGTTGAATTTGGACGGCAGGGATGTCCACCAATCACCTGACGG ATGGGTTCCAGTGTACGCCGACAAAGAGCAAAGGTTGGCAGTCATGTCGATAGGGTTCCTGCTAAAAAATCAGGACGATAGCGTCGTCTGGAGAGGCCCTAAGAAAACTGGCATGATCAAGCAATTTTTAACTGACGTTATCTGGCAGGACATTGACTACTTAATTATTgatacaccaccgggaacctcGGATGAGCACATCACAGTAATGGAAAACTTAAG GAACGTGAAATGCGACGGAGCCCTTATAGTAACCACCCCACAAGCAGTCTCTGTGGACGATGTTCTCCGAGAAATAACATTCTGTAGAAAAACGGGCATTCACATATTTGGCATTATCGAGAACATGAGCGGCTTCGTGTGTCCTTCGTGCTCG GAATGCACGAACGTATTTTCCGCGGGCGGAGGTATTGCTCTGTCAAGAATGGTAAACGTACCATTCCTCGCCAAAATACCCATCGAACCGCAAGTAGGTAAACTTGCAGAGACTGGCCAAAGCGTTTTGGTAACTTTACCGGACAGCCAGGTGGCACAAGTATTCCGGAAGCTAGTCGAACAACTTACCAAAAGCAAGGAAGCATAA
- the Ttc26 gene encoding tetratricopeptide repeat domain 26 isoform X1, producing MILSRSKPASSEGVKKSASEKRIPKLEEFLEKRDYTGALTLLEFNSSSGSNLDTEPWMGYCAFHLGDYKRASTIYENLKAKDQTPSDLSTNLACCYFYLGMYPESQRVLEDAPESRLKNRLLFHLAHKMDNEAKLAEYNHKLQDVIEDQLSLASIHYLRAHYQEAIDVYKKILLENRDSDSDTDDSSLEEKWDHNILEALRVIKILRDSREYFALNVYVALCYYKLDYYDVSQEVLQVYLQKYPDSAIAINLKACNNFRLYNGTAAQSEMKPLIDKMSNSLSFSHDVIRHNTVVFKGGEGALQILPNLVDVIPEARLNLVIYYLKQDDVREAFDLIKDLEPAVPQEYILKGIVNAVMGQETNSRDNIKTANQYFQQVGKSASECDTIHGRQCMASSFFLCNQFEDVLMYLNSIKTYFSNEDEDYFNFNYAQAQAAAGYFKEAEEAFLTIRNQKYKNDYIYISILARCYIMNKKPQLAWNLYLKMDTSRESFNLLQLIANDCYEVGEFWYAAKAFDMLERMDPTPEHWEGKRGACCGTFQYIVAEKQPKELLAEVIQLLKNTSNSQVEQIIRVMRKWGKDNRINC from the exons ATG ATACTGTCAAGATCGAAGCCGGCCTCTTCGGAGGGCGTGAAGAAGTCGGCGTCGGAGAAGAGGATACCGAAATTGGAGGAGTTCTTGGAGAAACGTGATTACACAGGCGCTCTGACACTTTTGGAGTTCAACAGCAGCTCTGGGAGCAATTTAGACACCGAACCATGGATGGGCTATTGCGCTTTTCACTTGGGAGATTACAAACGCGCCTCCACCATCTACGAGAACTTGAAGGCCAAGGATCAAACGCCTTCGGACCTGTCGACGAACCTAGCCTGCTGCTATTTCTACCTCGGCATGTACCCTGAATCTCAAAGAGTTTTGGAGGATGCTCCGGAGAGTCGATTGAAGAACAGGCTTCTGTTCCACCTGGCCCACAAGATGGACAACGAGGCGAAACTGGCGGAGTACAATCACAAGCTGCAGGACGTAATCGAGGATCAGCTCAGTCTAGCATCCATTCACTACCTCCGTGCTCACTACCAAGAAGCCATCGACGTTTATAAAAAGATTCTGCTGGAGAACAG GGACTCGGACTCGGACACTGACGATTCCAGTCTCGAAGAAAAGTGGGATCATAATATATTAGAAGCGTTGCGTGTAATTAAGATTTTAAGGGACTCCAG AGAGTATTTCGCGCTGAACGTGTACGTTGCATTGTGCTACTATAAATTGGACTACTATGACGTTTCTCAGGAAGTTCTTCAAGTTTACCTGCAAAAGTATCCCGACAGTGCGATCGCTATCAACCTGAAAGCTTGCAACAATTTTCGCCTGTACAATGGAACCGCTGCTCAAAGCGAGATGAAACCGTTGATCGACAAGATGTCGAACTCGTTGAGCTTCAGTCACGATGTTATTCGCCATAACACAGTC GTGTTTAAGGGTGGAGAAGGGGCGCTGCAAATTTTGCCAAATTTAGTGGACGTAATTCCCGAGGCTCGACTCAATTTAGTGATTTACTATTTGAAACAGGACGACGTTCGAGAGGCATTTGATTTAATCAAGGACCTCGAGCCAGCGGTTCCTCAGGAGTACATTTTAAAAGGGATAGTCAACGCTGTGATGGGTCAAGAAACCAATTCC cGGGACAATATAAAAACAGCTAATCAATACTTTCAACAAGTTGGCAAATCGGCGTCGGAATGCGATACTATACACGGTAGACAGTGCATggcctcttccttcttcttgtGCAATCAATTCGAAGACGTTCTGATGTACCTAAATTCGATCAAAACTTACTTCTCGAACGAGGACGAggattatttcaattttaattatgcTCAGGCTCAGGCTGCAGCTGGCTATTTCAAGGAGGCGGAGGAAGCTTTTCTGACCATTCGAAACCAGAAGTATAAAAACGATTATATTTACATCAGCATCCTCGCTCGTTGCT ATATAATGAATAAGAAGCCTCAGCTGGCGTGGAATCTGTACCTAAAAATGGACACGTCTAGGGAGTCGTTCAATTTACTGCAATTAATTGCAAACGATTGCTACGAGGTTGGCGAATTTTGGTATGCAGCAAAAGCTTTTGATATGTTGGAAAGAATGGATCCCACTCCTGAACATTGGGAAGGGAAACGCGGTGCTTGTTGCGGCACGTTTCAATACATTGTAGCTGAGAAACAGCCGAA AGAGCTTCTGGCGGAGGTGATACAGCTTCTGAAAAACACGTCGAATTCTCAAGTGGAGCAAATAATCCGAGTGATGCGCAAATGGGGTAAAGATAACCGGATCAACTGTTGA
- the Ttc26 gene encoding tetratricopeptide repeat domain 26 isoform X2: MILSRSKPASSEGVKKSASEKRIPKLEEFLEKRDYTGALTLLEFNSSSGSNLDTEPWMGYCAFHLGDYKRASTIYENLKAKDQTPSDLSTNLACCYFYLGMYPESQRVLEDAPESRLKNRLLFHLAHKMDNEAKLAEYNHKLQDVIEDQLSLASIHYLRAHYQEAIDVYKKILLENREYFALNVYVALCYYKLDYYDVSQEVLQVYLQKYPDSAIAINLKACNNFRLYNGTAAQSEMKPLIDKMSNSLSFSHDVIRHNTVVFKGGEGALQILPNLVDVIPEARLNLVIYYLKQDDVREAFDLIKDLEPAVPQEYILKGIVNAVMGQETNSRDNIKTANQYFQQVGKSASECDTIHGRQCMASSFFLCNQFEDVLMYLNSIKTYFSNEDEDYFNFNYAQAQAAAGYFKEAEEAFLTIRNQKYKNDYIYISILARCYIMNKKPQLAWNLYLKMDTSRESFNLLQLIANDCYEVGEFWYAAKAFDMLERMDPTPEHWEGKRGACCGTFQYIVAEKQPKELLAEVIQLLKNTSNSQVEQIIRVMRKWGKDNRINC, translated from the exons ATG ATACTGTCAAGATCGAAGCCGGCCTCTTCGGAGGGCGTGAAGAAGTCGGCGTCGGAGAAGAGGATACCGAAATTGGAGGAGTTCTTGGAGAAACGTGATTACACAGGCGCTCTGACACTTTTGGAGTTCAACAGCAGCTCTGGGAGCAATTTAGACACCGAACCATGGATGGGCTATTGCGCTTTTCACTTGGGAGATTACAAACGCGCCTCCACCATCTACGAGAACTTGAAGGCCAAGGATCAAACGCCTTCGGACCTGTCGACGAACCTAGCCTGCTGCTATTTCTACCTCGGCATGTACCCTGAATCTCAAAGAGTTTTGGAGGATGCTCCGGAGAGTCGATTGAAGAACAGGCTTCTGTTCCACCTGGCCCACAAGATGGACAACGAGGCGAAACTGGCGGAGTACAATCACAAGCTGCAGGACGTAATCGAGGATCAGCTCAGTCTAGCATCCATTCACTACCTCCGTGCTCACTACCAAGAAGCCATCGACGTTTATAAAAAGATTCTGCTGGAGAACAG AGAGTATTTCGCGCTGAACGTGTACGTTGCATTGTGCTACTATAAATTGGACTACTATGACGTTTCTCAGGAAGTTCTTCAAGTTTACCTGCAAAAGTATCCCGACAGTGCGATCGCTATCAACCTGAAAGCTTGCAACAATTTTCGCCTGTACAATGGAACCGCTGCTCAAAGCGAGATGAAACCGTTGATCGACAAGATGTCGAACTCGTTGAGCTTCAGTCACGATGTTATTCGCCATAACACAGTC GTGTTTAAGGGTGGAGAAGGGGCGCTGCAAATTTTGCCAAATTTAGTGGACGTAATTCCCGAGGCTCGACTCAATTTAGTGATTTACTATTTGAAACAGGACGACGTTCGAGAGGCATTTGATTTAATCAAGGACCTCGAGCCAGCGGTTCCTCAGGAGTACATTTTAAAAGGGATAGTCAACGCTGTGATGGGTCAAGAAACCAATTCC cGGGACAATATAAAAACAGCTAATCAATACTTTCAACAAGTTGGCAAATCGGCGTCGGAATGCGATACTATACACGGTAGACAGTGCATggcctcttccttcttcttgtGCAATCAATTCGAAGACGTTCTGATGTACCTAAATTCGATCAAAACTTACTTCTCGAACGAGGACGAggattatttcaattttaattatgcTCAGGCTCAGGCTGCAGCTGGCTATTTCAAGGAGGCGGAGGAAGCTTTTCTGACCATTCGAAACCAGAAGTATAAAAACGATTATATTTACATCAGCATCCTCGCTCGTTGCT ATATAATGAATAAGAAGCCTCAGCTGGCGTGGAATCTGTACCTAAAAATGGACACGTCTAGGGAGTCGTTCAATTTACTGCAATTAATTGCAAACGATTGCTACGAGGTTGGCGAATTTTGGTATGCAGCAAAAGCTTTTGATATGTTGGAAAGAATGGATCCCACTCCTGAACATTGGGAAGGGAAACGCGGTGCTTGTTGCGGCACGTTTCAATACATTGTAGCTGAGAAACAGCCGAA AGAGCTTCTGGCGGAGGTGATACAGCTTCTGAAAAACACGTCGAATTCTCAAGTGGAGCAAATAATCCGAGTGATGCGCAAATGGGGTAAAGATAACCGGATCAACTGTTGA
- the Srp68 gene encoding signal recognition particle 68 has product MVVEQRNTELFKENQANDATGPKEQKTYSLEILKIIKEAQQQHGLRHGDYQRYRGYCSRRLRRLRKVLKVPQGDRRHFKRKDIIPVMVRDDKFLQVPLMMAERAWSYAMQLRQESNTEPRKKFHLISRLRKAATYSLQLQELIENINCDARTKLEAQAYVAWIHGSLHFELQLWKKAMENLKKAQVVYGKLASALSELEQVMYNARVEELAPSLRYCAYNIGDTTAIDDLMQMRGQLSGELLASLDSLIAQTREKQANTEEVTWRGKSCGTVPPRAAGLLIADSRLNQTLDKATTNQAKIDLLEAHLIDCKDAISAVRDFFKTELKNKDNDKLTPSQHLITYLQYIRLSRTLERNLALIKAAEESAKAKPQDIVRLYEAALHNLVEISQLQDDEEFVQEQEAKTKSYRAFRCYYMAQSLANLHRWREAMALYQRSAQHVKDALNYGKMLPESLREALQKLETSIEGAKYAAHAHSVLEEGQEVEPGTNKYTKTKKPLYERLHEYREDAALLTKQPNVYKLPPSMHPIPCKPLFFDLAFNMVEFPDLSEKLGDQAKKGGQAGLTGFVKGLWGWGNK; this is encoded by the exons ATGGTGGTCGAGCAAAGGAATACCGAGTTGTTCAAGGAAAACCAAGCAAATGACGCTACAGGGCCGAAGGAACAGAAGACGTACTCGCTGGAAA TCTTAAAAATCATCAAAGAAGCACAGCAGCAACATGGGTTGAGACACGGGGACTACCAACGATACCGTGGATATTGTTCTAGAAGGCTAAGACGCCTGAGGAAAGTATTAAAAGTTCCACAGGGGGACAGACGTCACTTCAAAAGGAAAGATATAATTCCTGTGATGGTTAGGGATGACAAATTTCTGCAAGTACCCCTGATGATGGCAGAACGTGCCTGGAGTTATGCTATGCAGCTCAGACAAGAGTCAAACACAGAGCCCaggaaaaaatttcatttgataTCTAGACTAAGGAAAGCCGCTACATATTCCCTACAGCTACAGGAGTTGATAGAG AATATCAACTGCGACGCGCGTACAAAATTAGAAGCTCAAGCGTACGTTGCCTGGATACATGGTTCCTTGCACTTCGAACTACAATTATGGAAGAAAGCCATGGAGAATCTGAAGAAAGCTCAGGTAGTGTATGGGAAGCTGGCCTCAGCATTATCGGAGCTCGAGCAAGTGATGTACAACGCCAGGGTAGAGGAACTTGCTCCCAGTCTTAGATATTGCGCTTATAATATCGGAGATACCACTGCCATAGACGACTTAATGCAAATGCGAGGTCAATTGAGCGGAGAGCTGTTAGCTAGCTTAGACTCTTTGATAGCCCAAACCCGAGAGAAACAGGCGAACACGGAGGAGGTTACATGGCGCGGTAAATCCTGTGGTACAGTGCCGCCTAGAGCAGCGGGTCTGCTAATAGCGGACTCTAGATTGAATCAAACGTTGGACAAAGCAACCACGAATCAAGCCAAGATCGATCTACTGGAAGCGCACCTGATAGACTGTAAGGACGCGATCTCGGCTGTAAGAGACTTCTTCAAGACAGAGCTCAAGAATAAGGACAACGACAAGCTGACGCCTTCACAGCACCTAATCACTTATCTACAATACATTAGGCTGTCGCGTACCCTGGAGAGGAATCTGGCGCTGATCAAGGCCGCTGAGGAGTCCGCCAAAGCGAAGCCACAGGACATCGTGAGACTATACGAGGCGGCGCTGCACAATCTTGTGGAGATCTCGCAGCTGCAGGACGACGAGGAGTTCGTACAGGAACAGGAAGCCAAGACGAAAAGCTACAGGGCCTTCAGGTGTTACTACATGGCCCAGTCGTTGGCGAACCTTCACCGATGGAGAGAAGCCATGGCTCTGTATCAGAGATCCGCGCAGCACGTCAAAGACGCACTGAATTATGGCAAAATGCTTCCCGAGTCGTTGAGAGAGGCTTTACAGAAACTGGAGACTTCCATAGAGGGTGCTAAGTACGCCGCCCACGCGCACAGCGTACTCGAAGAAGGACAAGAAGTAGAACCCGGCACCAATAAATACACAAAGACGAAGAAGCCACTGTACGAACGTCTACACGAGTACAGAGAGGACGCTGCGCTTCTGACGAAGCAACCGAACGTTTATAAATTACCACCATCCATGCATCCTATCCCTTGCAAGCCACTGTTCTTTGACTTGGCCTTTAACATGGTCGAGTTCCCAGATTTGAGCGAGAAATTAGGAGACCAGGCCAAGAAGGGCGGCCAGGCAGGTCTTACAGGATTCGTTAAAGGTCTATGGGGTTGGGGAAACAAATAA